The genomic window AATGTAACTGTACCGCTAAGGCTGTTGGCAGCAAGCGATAACATGGTAAGCTTGGTTAAGCTATCAATACTTCTTGGAATGCCTCCGGTGAATTTATTGAAAGACAAATATAAAGTCTGAAGCTCTCCACATTTGCTGAGATTGGATGGAATTGGTCCAGTAAACCGATTAGCTGATAGACGAATGCCTCGTAATGCAGACAACTCATGATTGCACATGCTACTTGGGAGATCACCAGATAGACTATTGTAGGTTAGAGCAATTTCTTGTAAAGAAGAGATGTTGAAGATGGCCGAAGGAATTGCACCCACAAGCTGGTTACTCTGGATATCTAATATCTTCATAGTCGAAAGTTTACCAATCTCTTCGGGAATGTTTCCTTGCAGGTGATTGCCCCCTAAACCCAAAGTTTCAAGCATTGACATGTTGCCAATGGAAGGAGGGATGGTTCCAGTAAAACTATTATTTCCAAGAAACAAGCTTTGAAGCCTGTTTAAGTTTCCAAAACTGGGTGGTATCTGTCCGCTAAGGAGATTGTATTGCAGATTCATTGATAGCAAACTAGTCAACTGACCCACCTCGACAGGTACAGGACCATGGAAATTGTTGCTGCTAAGGTCAAGAGAGACTAGAAAGGAGAGGTTTCCAAGGTCTGGAGGGATGGTTCCCCTCAGACCCAAGTTGGAAAGATCCAAGGCTATGACTCTTTGTTGTTGAGCATTGCAAGAGACTCCTATCCACTCACAGAAGGAGGTTTTAGTGGACCAGTTACCTGCTAATACATGGTGTGGATCGAGTGTGATATGGGCTTTCAAAGCAAGTAGTGAAGATTGATCAGTAAAATTGCTCAAAGACATGGCTACACAAGCACTGAATTGCACTATAAACACCGAAATAATAGTACTAGAGAGGAGAAAGACACCTTCCATTATGTGAGAGAGACGTTACTTAATTATGAGTAAACATGTTCTAATTAAAGCGGTAGTTAAACAGAAGAGAGAATAGCTTTGCTAGCTTCACAGTACGGTATGGATGCTGAAATATTCAATGGTTATCGGCCAGTAGGAACGAAGATGCTTGTATCtactttcaatttttaattaaactgTGAAGGCCTGCTCTGCTCAGTCATTCAAGATGAAGTTAATTTCTCTACATTTGGCATCAAAACCTTCTTCCCTGTGGCTCTTTCGCCGGCCTAAACTTCAAACTTAACAGCCAACATTCCATCTCAGAAAATCATAGTGtccctttctattgttttttggttttccttctGCTGCAACTCGGTTTTAAGTCCGTCTTGTTGTCCTAATTCATATTGTAATCTACCTTCCAAGAAGACAGGATAAATGACTATCTTTTTACTTATTCTAGTGCCACTATATTCATCCCATTAGCGTATTTGAGGATCTGATTATTTAATCAAACATGGCGTACTATAAGTGATGCAAGTAAGCATCAAGACAAAAAACTAGCAACAAACCTTGTGATGACGACCatgttaatttgataaaagaaaaacccaTATAAAAGAAGTACTCTTAATAATGGAAAGCCATGACTGCAAATGCTATTATGACCATTGAAGGATAGAGCAATGTTTTGGCCCAAAGGATTGGAATGGTCTAGTTAATTGATTACCATATGGTAAACGTATGTACTGTCTTTAATCTATCTGTACAGTAAAAGATTTGCAGGAAATTAGAATTTGGCAAAACtcttggattattttttatgtttaataccTTCAAATTGGAAAGATTGTCAATTAATCTCTTCAGGAATGTTTCCAGTTGATGATTCTCTCTAATCCCAAAGATTATAGCAATATTGGAATGTTGCCAATGGAAGGAAAGGTGGTCCTTGTAAAATTATTATCCCTAAGAAACAAGCTTCCAAATCTGGCTGCTTTCTGCCAACTAAATTGATTGAATTGTATATTCTTGGTTGCTTTCAAACAATGCAAGTGACCCACTTCATCAATTACAGGaatatggaaaattttcttGCTAAGGTCAAGAGCGATCAGGAAGAAGTTTCCATGGTCGGTTGGGATGGTTCCATTCAGACCCATGTTGGAAAGATTCAAGGTTGTGGCTCTTTGCTGTGGGGCATGGCACCAGACTCTTATCTAATTGCAGATGGCCGGCAGTTTTGGTGGACCAGTTACTCTAAGAATGACAGATTTTCAAGCCAAGTAGTGAAGATTGATCACTAAAAATTTCTCAGATATCAGCTGCACGTACCGCTGATACACTGCACTACAAACACTGAAATAAGACAAGAGAGGAGTAAAACATTTTCTATTGAGAGAGGCTTGGTGACTAAAACCATGTTTTAAATaggtatttcttttttttaatacaagagAATACCGTGTGACATGGATATTGCAAtattttatgaacaatttttacttttttagtcgaatttcatatatttttaagatgATTGTCTCtataatcaatttaaatttaaattgcaTGCATGGTCTgctcatttaaaataatgaccAGAAAACTTCTGAAAATTCAGAATCATCTGCTGGTAGATGAAGCTAAGGTCTCTACATTTGGCATCAAAACCTTCTTTGTAGTTCAATGGCCCAAACTTCAACTTAACAACCTTTCCATCTAAAGAAAATACATGGTAAGAAACTCAACAGATTTAGTGATCCTCTTCACAAGTGCTGTTGTACAGGCTGCTAATCCGAGTCGACAAGCGGGTGAGTACAATAATGTTCTCCTCCTCTACATGGTGACCAAAGTATCCACCTTCTCTTGATACACGAGACCTACAAAAAGGAGTAATCAGAGTGCCCCTTGAGTACGCCCCTCTGATACCTAAATTAAACTGGTTAAGAAATACACGAGACCTACAAAAAGGAGTAATCAGAGTAGACCTTGAGTGTGCCCCTCTGATGATACCTAAGTCAAAGTGGTTAAGAAGAAATAATTGGCACTAGCTAGGTTGAATgcttaatatataataataataataataataattcagaATCGCATGTACGTACCTTTGCTTGATCCAATGTCCACGTAGCTCCAAGCTCAAAATTCAAATCAATCAATAATCTCCTATGAACAAAATTCAAGGAAAGTGAACAACATTGAAATCACTCTCAGGCCCAAAAGAAAGTGAACGATATAAATTCCGTTCTCCAGCTTAAAAGACAAGTTTGAAAGACAAACCCTAACCTTAACCCTCAACCAACCATACAAGGAAGCATTTGCAGGTTATGACGCTCTACTACCGGTAAGAACATGAGCCACAAAATAACCTATTAGTTGTTTCAGAAGAGATAGGAAGAGAATTTGCAAAGAAAAATGCTATTCATCCATGCCTCTGAAGATGTATTACAGAATGCCTAAAGGCATGACTATATGGAGCCTAGAGAGCTACACCCATAACTGACTCACCCGGTCATCAatttttgcaagaaaaaaaaatagaaaatagaaaatgcaaccaaaaatttaatacaaaaataccCTTGTTGAGAATGAATATTGTGAATTCCCATCTTGTTGAGAAGAAATTTAAGTTGTGTAGGTAGGTGAGCCTTTGTAAAAAGATCTGTAATTTGATGTTGAGAAGATACATGCATTGTTTTGAGACAACTTGTTTGTATCTTCTCATGAACAAGATGGTAGTCAATCTCGATGTGAAACATGAGATTAGAAACAATGTGAAGTGCGCCTCATTATCACAGAATAGTATAGCTGGCTGTTTGTGTTCAGTGCAGAAATCACAAAGGAGAGGCATCAACAAGACTAGTTCACCAGTGTTTGCCATTGCTCAATATCAATTAATAATCTCCTATGAGCAAAATTCAAGAACAGTGAAAAATATTGAAACCACTCTCAGGCCCAAAAGAAAGTGAACAATATAAAAACCGTTCTCTAGCTTAAAAGACAAGTTTGAAAGACAAacccctaaccctaaccctccACCAACAATGGGAAGAAGCATTTGCAGGTAATGATGCTCTACTACCAATAAGAACATGATCCGCAAAACAACCATACAAGATTTGGACGTGAGATAACATCTCCAGATCAAAACGACACCACCTCTGAGCTCTTGTGAAAACAATCTCGCCTTCGAATTGTAATTTCAAAGGCTTGGGTAACAATTTTGAAAACGGTTTTAAcaatgtattttaattttctatcttttcaattaattaatggaaataattttaccattttttttcatgtattatTTTACCACTTTATCaatgaaaattatatatttattatttttcagaaaCTAAAAAACATTTAGagtttattttgtagtgattttagaaagcatttttaacatttcgaacacttgaaaatttttattttttaaatattaaaaagactaaaaacgtTTCCaagaatcattgtcaaacacattcttattcaattattatcctcttcttcttcatgtgTAGTTTTCATATTCTATTGCATTTGTTCGATAATGTTGAGCACATTATGGTCCGTGgctttaaatttgattttcgtGTTTCATTGTTGTGTGCATGCATATGCAGTAACAAGGATTGCATACTTTTgtaaaattgttattttggtCTAATGTTATTGGTTCAagctttaaaatgaaaattttattttatgttgctACAAAAACTTCCCTTTAACTGCTATTGTTTGTCTTGAtctattcccttttttttttataaaattaatatttgattatttttttttggcttgtaggatttcattttcttttagctAACACCAAAAAGGttgtttttatctatttattttttatgttttcattttcttagctaTCAAACGGAGGGATAGTGTCCAAAATGAAGTGATGAATGGTGGTTGTAGTTCTTTCATGTCACAATTTTCTTATCAATTGTGACTTATCCAATTTGTTTATAAGTCtttaaagtttatattataaaaaaatataaattacaaaaaattattcctACATTATTACTCATAACTTAaagtgtgtttgacaatgatttaaaaaaatgtttctagtatttataacacttgaaaatttttctcttttaagtattaaaaatgtttaaaatgtttcctaaaatcactttcTAGAATTACTGTTAAACACACTCTTAGTAAAAGTGTTTTATCTGAAAGTATTTTGAGGAGAATCACTTATCAAATGTTTCTCTAGAAAACAttacaagtaattttttaataatacaagtgatttttcagattttttaaaagtgtttcctaaattttgttaaatacctattttttttttttaaaaacattttttagactAAAAGTgcttcctagaatcactaccaataATGCGTTCTACtccttttaacacttaaattttttttatctttcaagcataaaaaaggctagaaacattttctaaaatcactgccaaacgCACTCTGattgtttggtagtgattataGGAAGCATTTTTAACCTAAGAGttcgtttgatagtgattataggaagtgcttctaacatttttagcacttgaaattttttatcttttaagtgttaaaaaaactagaaatgTTTCCTGAAATCACTGTCAAACCCATACTTAGTTTAGCcacaaaactttttaaaataatgtaaatgttaaaatgcatgaaatatttaataaccattctatcataattttcttttatattaaaaattgatgGGATACTATCCTTCCTTTCATGGTTCCCTATTTGCTTTCTGTCCATTCTATTTGTTGACATGATTATCTCCGTTCTCTCTAATGTCATATTAACAGCCAACTCAAGTTGTAGTTGGTAGAGTGAAAATGACTTACAGGACAAACATTCGAAGATGTATAGCATATGCAACAACACATAACAAAGCATAATTTGTAGTTCCCATGAAATGATCACCATCAAACTAGTGGATACACATCTCATTTcctcaaaatattaaattaaaaaaatgtctcaaatgcacaaaaaaaaaaaaaaattatccaaaaaccaatgaaaataaatacaatttagGCAACTAATTAAGATCTTCACTTTGTAAGCGTTTGATAAACTGACTCAAAaacttaaaatgacttaataacttaatttaagtcattaagtaaattaaatatgtttgataaaataacttaataatatgacttaaagttaaaaacaactttaagtaataagtaagaaaaaaaattaacttattcttaagtccacatcttcattttacctttttattttcatttatcctAATTACTTCCATAAATCTTTGGCTACTCCATGACCTCCATTATTACTCGACCTCTTTtgccttaattataatttatgagaataaatatatcaatgatgatttaaaataaattttaagttaattttatcaaacaaccttaatacttaaagtaagaattaaattataagtttaaagtttaaagtcaacaacttaagtataatttaaattaaagtcaatttaaattattaagtaataaataataagtaataagtaataagtaataagtataatttaaattaaagtttaaagtcctcaactattttttattatcaaagtTCAAAATGCAGGATTACTGAAACCATAGAAATTTTGTAGGCAATTCTAATGTAAAAACTCATTTGTTCTATTGGTTGATTAGGTGTTTACGGGCATCTCCCATGCTACCTGCCTTCCTAAGACTCAAATGtaacatcatcaacataaaaattTTAGGTATCAAATATTGTAATTATGCCTTTAGTGGTATGAATAATTTTCACAACTTTTGTTTTAAGTAGTAAACATCATCAAGAAACTCAAAATTAgctaaaaatacatttttaaaggTAATCGATTTATCTGCAAGTCAGGTGATTGATTGCTTACTTAAACTCAAAGTTCATAATTAATTGCCTCActtattaatcaattatttgctatttataattcatttgagcaatttataaaattgatcaTCACTCATTTGGATCCATGATGGCTGATTAATCGGTGATTgtgatttttctttgatttttccatTTCTAGATAATTTGATGATGATGTAACCCTAGGATTAGAAGATCCCTAGAAAAATTATAGTGTTTCATATTTCTAGGCAAGAAGTTACAAAATTAGGAGAGTTCTTAGAAGAGAGaaaacttattttgtttttttgttcttgagaaGATAAAGGCTTGCTTGGCAAATTTTGCCTCAAtaatttttgacaatttttgtgaaaaccatttattttttagaatcaattttgaggttttttttttcttaaatagagtattttaagaaacaattgaaaatatgaggAATATATACTTGGGAATTTTTATATTGTACATAAGTGCACAATACTTTCATGAAGTGTAAGTTTGAGAAAATTAATGTTCATATTTGAATTCTCAAacagaattttatttataaaaacaattgagaatttttttaaagaattttacattcttaaaatgtttttgaaaatgttgcCCAAAAGATCGTAAGTTTAGTTAGTTATGAAAAACCTTTGTTATTCACTTTCTTCAACGATCTTCAAATGATAAATATTCACTTACTAgtgaaataacataaaaataaatttatccaCACTCAAAggtatataaattttgaatccAATTTCACCAACCATGCATCATGTAAGAGATCAAATTGTTCGgctatattataaataatattacataGGATAAGAGAAACATATATAACTGTTGAGCCTTGACATATCCTATATATGTTTTCTTGCTTCCTATATCCATAACTTAAACAATGAGCCCTCGCTCTATAGAATGTCTCACTATTTCTCATATTTCTATCACATGTATAATTTTCACAAGACCAAGTCAATTTCCCTCaatctagaatatttatagaaatattccTAAACCCTTTCATAATTCAACaaagaaacttatttttatatacacgTTACCTTTTAGCATATGCTTTCTTTGATGCATATGGCACCTTTGATGAGTCATAATTAAGATAGTAGCCTAATGTATTATAtgtaaaaacttatttaaaatagATTTACTAGAAATTTAAGTAGATTCTTCccaaaaattaaagtttgaagTAAAAGAATACCAAGTGACCATCTATTATTTCCAATCCCTACaatgtttgatttattgaatCCTTACCCTATGCACAACTATCCACATTCTATGATCTCCTCGTGGCCGTAGTCCCTTCTAGGCACCATGATTTCCTCATGCACTGCAAATTCAAACTATTTAGCCAATTCATATTTTCacctttcaaaattcattttctaatCCTCTTATGTGTTCCCTCTACTTTaggattcttcttcttcttctttttctttttcttttttcttttttaagaaaattttaccATTGTTATACTAGAAAAACTTTGGAGCCATTGGTTGTACTAATGAAGGTTAAAATGTCACTTAATTGTGCAATTGTATAAGAATAAAATCATCCATGTACAAAGATACGAGAGGTTTTAATATGGTTTGACTAATTAtatctaaatttataaatgaaatagAATAATTTTACTATGCCATAGGGAAGATTATGTAGAATTGGAAAAATTGATACAACTATTGAACCTTGAAACCTCTCATACATATTCCACCTATTTTATCTATAATTTGAGTGGTGAGACCTTGCTCCTTCTAGtatcttttacttttccttacaAATCTATCTTTACAAGTTTATCTCAATCttataacaaatatatatacatacgaaatgtttctaatctttttaacacttgaaaacaaCTCTTTTGATAAAAGTTTTTGAGcgttagaaatgttaaaatgaCTTCCAAGAATCACTACTAAATAGAttcttagagtgtgtttggtagtgattctagaaagtgtttataacatttttaatgcttaaaattttttatctttcaaatattaaaaagactaaaaatactttttagaatTGTTGTCAAATGCACCCTTAGTATATTTGGTAGTAGGCCCCAAGCCAACATGCTTGAGAGccagaaaaaaaattctaagatcATATGCCTTGTATAAGGCTTCAAGGGGTGCATGAGAGACCTGTATTATACTAACCACcaaacattttaaagttttgTGTGTCTGATCCTACATATTAACTAAACTGTTGTGCTTAGGGATGGTGGGGGAAGCCCGGTCAAAGGCCGGCTTTGATTGGGCTATTGGAGGCACAAACCCAGCCAGAATTCAAACCAGGAAGGACCTGGCACGCTTATATCAGAATACAACATTAAACTTTGAGTGGGTTCTTAGAATATGAAATTTACAGAACTCATTCAAATAAAACTAGGATATAAGTACTACTGAACATGAAAGCTCAGTTACCTCGAGTCCTTTCAATATCTGCTAGCTAGATATGTGAGTTTAATTTTCTTGAGTGTAGTTACAACATCTTTCATCTCAATCCTCTCCTCAGGTGAATCTGCTACACAATCCATAGCCAATCCCAAGATTGATGATATACATTGCTTCTTTGCCATGAACTGTTCATCCTCTCCTCTTAACAAGTTGGCGTCCACCACTTCAGTAATTGAACCACATAGCGAATCCCATACCCAATTCTTCAGAAAAAATTTCATCTGTAGGCCTTCTCCTTGTAAACGTCTCCATTAACACGATACCATAACTATAGACATCACCACTAGTGGTAACTATTCCATTGGAACCATACTCTACAACACATATTAtattaaatcaatcaataatCCTTCAAAATTTCGATGACTTGAAAAGAGATGtgttaaggctatgtttggtttccataAAGTTTGAgtgaaaatgtgaagaaaagaaaataaagagaaaaagtagaagaaaagaataaatgagggaaaataaattaaaaataaatttaaaatcaataaattattttaattatataaagattaaataaattaaaaatatataagtttttatttattttaattatacttaactttccttcatatttttcatagtgaaACCAGAGTCTTTTTGGAACCAAAGATAACCTAAAAATGAACATGAAGTACAGATAAAGTATTAGGAAAAGTACCTGGTGCCATGTACCCTAAGGTTGCAAGGGTCTGTTTTTCTAATGGACTCTTATTCGCCTAGGAGTTTTGCAATACCAAAATCACCAACGTGACCACCAAAATCTTCATCTAGCAGGATATTGCTTGGCTTCAAATCACAGTGAACAACAGGTGTCGAACAACTGTGATGAAGATATTCCATAGCTAATGCGACATCTATCATTATATTTAATCTCTGCAGGATATCCAAGCAATAGTTGTGAGAATACAGCCATCTCTCCAGACTTCCATTGGGTACATACTCCAGTACCCAATGTAAGAGTTAGAGCAGCTgctaataattttgattagatTTCGATGACAAATATGGCGCATTACTTCACATTCTGCATTAAAGCTCTTGAATGCTGCTTCTTCCTGCAAATTGAAAACCTTGATGGCAGCATCCTTCCCATCTGAAAGAGTTCCTCTATATACCGATCCCAAACTTCCTCTACCAAGTAGATTGCCTGCACTAAATCCATTTGTAGCTTGGAAAATTTCTTGGTAAGAAATTCTCCTCCATGTTTCTATAAGTAATGATTCTGACTGAGTTGGAAGGACTGCATTCCTTTTTCTGCATCTCGTCCACACAAAAATGAGGGCCAAGAAAAGTAGTGTTGATAAAATTGCCGGTAAGATGTATTTTAGTAGGAGCCAAGAAATTGTGGTAGACCGATGAGTGCCAGTTCTGCAGGGTGGGAGTTTCAGCCTTGGTGAACCACACAGTGCCTCGTTCATCATAAAAGATTCGGCTGAGAAGTTTGCAAAAGGCCCTTCAGTGGGGATCTCTCCATATAGTCTATTGAAAGACACATTTAGATATTTTAGATACACTAATCCCTCTAACGATTTCGGTATTTCTCCAGATAGAGCATTGTCGGATAGATCCATGAACTCCAAGCTCTTCAAATTGCTAAATGAGTGCAATATGGGGCCTTCAAATCTATTATGAGCCAAGGAGAGAGAAATTAAATCTCGGAGGTCTACAGCGTTACTTGGAATTTCACATGACAATTGATTCCTTGACAAATCTATTTTTACCAGAACCTTTAAATTTCCCATATCTGACGGTAGATAGCTAACTAGAAAATTTGAGGACAAGTCTAAAGTCAAGATATCCTTCAGGCTCCACAAAGTCAAAGGTATTGTGGAATTTAGTTTGTTGGAGCCCAAGTCGACTTGTCTTAGAAAAGTAAGTTCACCCAAGCATGCTGGTATGGATCCAGAGAGCtgattattttccaaaaataactCAACTAAATTCCTTAGCTGACAAATATCGTTTGGGATGAAACCTTGTAGTTTATTGTCAGAAAGATGCAAACCTTGGAGCTTCTGTAATTGTCCAATTGACGGGGGAATAGTTCCAATTAAGTCATTGTGGTCCAGGAATAACAGATAAAGGCTAcctaaatttccaatttcagtAGGGATGTTGCCCTTGAGATTGCATGCGCTGGCTCGAAAACGTTCAAGAGAGGTAGAGAGATTCCCAATAGAAGTAGGAAGGATGCCACTTAGAGGATTCAATGTAATGTCCAATGTGCTCAGCCACTTGCAGTTTGTCAATGAAGTGAGAAAACTCAATTCTTGGATAGAAGATTCACCTGTCAGATTATTACCTCCTAGATGCAGGTTCTCAAGGAATCTTATACTCCCAAGTGTATGAGGTATGGATCCAGTGAATGCGTTACCACCAACATCCAGCCTCGTAAGCTTAGAAGCATTGCTGATGGAGCTAGGAATAATACCACTAAGCCTATTAATTCCCAGTAGAAGTTCGTCAAGATTGGGAAGATGAGAGGCAAAGTTTGGTGGAAGATTGCCTGAGAAGTTGTTCCTTCCCAGTGAGGCTGAAACCATGGATGAGATATTGAAGATTTGAGAAGGAATGTAGCCGGTTAGTCTGTTGTCTTCAATTCTCAACACATTCAAAGTATGAAGGCTACCAATTTCACATGGAACCTCACCTGCTATAATTGAACAAACATTTCATGAGTTTTCCATAAAACAACTCTGTTCTAAACTACATagaatgtataaaaataaaccaTATTGGAAAGAATAGGTTAACTAAACCATGGagatttcttttcaaattttcactGAGAGAAAATTTGAAGGTATGCTATCTTTGGAGCTTTccatagaattttttatttgttagaaTAAGTTGTGAGATCAAATGTTTAGGaaattaacataattattttcTGTATTAAAATTGACACGGGAGTATCTTTCTTCATGGTCCAAGAAGCAGAGTCCAAGGGATACAGATTCTCACTATAATTTCCTAAGCTTCAGCCAAATTAGAACCAGAATTTAAAACATCTTTTGGAACAAAGTTGGTGTTTATCTGGCAGATTTTTTTTGGTAGAAGGAGAGTCACCTCAGAATTCCTAATTTTATCTCCTTTTCTTACTTCCCTCGACTTCCTTGGTGAAGTTTCAGTCCTTCTGCAGTTCCTAAgatgtcatttattttttcgATTAGAAAACTTCTTGGAATTCACTTAGTTTGGTATTGAGAATATAAGCTAGGTGCTTTGGAATCCTATGCTTGGAGGGTTGTTCCAGTGTAAACTATGCAAGTCTTTTGAATCATATGGGAGGGAGTTTTTTGACtgcttgaaaaagaagagatCTTCAATTCAACCGagtttttcttttgaagaaCTGTGTCTCTTTGGTGGATTCCATTGAGTGGTGAGTTCCAGTTTTCAGTGGACGCAAAGGGTGGTGAATTTTGTATCCCTTGAGAGTTCATCGAATTTTATCCCCTGTTTTTGCTAGATTTCCATGATGCTCTTTAAGGGGATCAATTATTATGGAAGCTCATAGCAGTGGAATTGTAGGTCACTTTGATAGATTGCAAGGGATAACTTCTATTGGCCAAAATTAGACCAAGATGTCATGAGATATGTGAAGCAGTGAACAATTTGTCATATTGCTAAGGCCCATGGTCAAAATACTGGTTTATACACTCCACTCTTGATACCTAAGGCCCCTTGGGAGGATATTAGCTTGGATTTTGTTGTTGGTTTGCCTAGAACTCAAAGAAACAAAGATTCTATAATGGTAGTGGCTGATCGTTTCTCTAAAATGGCCCCTTTTGTTCCCTGCAAGGTATTGGATGCATCTCATATAGCAGACTTGTATTTTCAAGAAATTGTGAAGCTGCATGGCATAGTGGGGATGCTAAAGAAAGGGTACATGACATTAGGCGGCTTCATAAACAAGTGCAGGACAGGATTCACAAGCAAAATGAGAAGTATAAAAGGAGTGCTGACAAGCATAAAAGACATGTTGAATTTAAGGAAGGAGATTTGGTGTGGGTTCACCTTCAAAAAGAATGTTTTCCACTTGGAAAGTATGCTAAACTCAAACCAAAGGCTGATGGTCCATTCAAAATACTCTCCAATGAATTGGTGAAAATGCATATAGAATTGAGCTTCCTAATAATTATGGGGTTTCAtctatttcaatgttttttatttttacacttTTCATGGTACTAGCAGCATTCTAGACTCGGGGATGAGTCTTTTCCACCTAGAGGAGCTAGATAGGGAGTGTC from Vitis vinifera cultivar Pinot Noir 40024 chromosome 9, ASM3070453v1 includes these protein-coding regions:
- the LOC100253643 gene encoding putative receptor-like protein kinase At3g47110 translates to MVSASLGRNNFSGNLPPNFASHLPNLDELLLGINRLSGIIPSSISNASKLTRLDVGGNAFTGSIPHTLGSIRFLENLHLGGNNLTGESSIQELSFLTSLTNCKWLSTLDITLNPLSGILPTSIGNLSTSLERFRASACNLKGNIPTEIGNLGSLYLLFLDHNDLIGTIPPSIGQLQKLQGLHLSDNKLQGFIPNDICQLRNLVELFLENNQLSGSIPACLGELTFLRQVDLGSNKLNSTIPLTLWSLKDILTLDLSSNFLVSYLPSDMGNLKVLVKIDLSRNQLSCEIPSNAVDLRDLISLSLAHNRFEGPILHSFSNLKSLEFMDLSDNALSGEIPKSLEGLVYLKYLNVSFNRLYGEIPTEGPFANFSAESFMMNEALCGSPRLKLPPCRTGTHRSTTISWLLLKYILPAILSTLLFLALIFVWTRCRKRNAVLPTQSESLLIETWRRISYQEIFQATNGFSAGNLLGRGSLGSVYRGTLSDGKDAAIKVFNLQEEAAFKSFNAECERLNIMIDVALAMEYLHHSCSTPVVHCDLKPSNILLDEDFGGHVGDFEYGSNGIVTTSGDVYSYGIVLMETFTRRRPTDEIFSEELGMGFAMWFNY